Proteins found in one Streptomyces sp. CB09001 genomic segment:
- a CDS encoding RidA family protein, with product MSELTRIPAPEGVAPAAQYTHVVLGTGRFVAVSGQLALDEDGRVVGAGDPAAQARQAFENLRRCLASAGAGFDDVVKLTFFVTDMAHMGAIRAARAEHIPDDRLPAASAVQVAALVRPEFLMEIEAFAVVAP from the coding sequence ATGAGTGAGCTGACCAGGATCCCGGCCCCCGAGGGCGTCGCGCCCGCCGCGCAGTACACCCATGTCGTCCTCGGCACCGGGCGGTTCGTGGCCGTCTCGGGGCAGCTCGCCCTGGACGAGGACGGCAGGGTGGTCGGCGCGGGCGACCCCGCGGCCCAGGCCCGCCAGGCCTTCGAGAACCTGCGGCGGTGCCTGGCCTCGGCCGGAGCGGGCTTCGACGACGTGGTGAAGCTGACCTTCTTCGTCACGGACATGGCCCACATGGGCGCGATCCGCGCCGCCCGCGCCGAGCACATACCCGACGACCGGCTGCCGGCCGCCTCCGCGGTGCAGGTGGCCGCGCTGGTCCGGCCGGAGTTCCTCATGGAGATCGAGGCGTTCGCGGTCGTGGCGCCGTGA
- a CDS encoding GNAT family N-acetyltransferase: MSGPRPRVRVREMALADCDRVSLIRVRGWQSAYRGLMPQPYLDAMDAAADAERRRSLFARPPKGLVNLVAEDEGGEVVGWACHGPYRDGEARTADAELYALYVDTGRFGAGIGQALVGESVRRCRAAGHARMLLWVLRDNTRARRFYERAGFRPDGAEEPFEVEGVAVPEVRYARTLDD; this comes from the coding sequence GTGAGCGGTCCGCGGCCGCGCGTGCGGGTGCGGGAGATGGCCCTCGCGGACTGCGACCGGGTGTCCCTGATCCGGGTCCGGGGCTGGCAGAGCGCCTACCGGGGCCTGATGCCGCAGCCGTACCTCGACGCGATGGACGCGGCCGCCGACGCCGAGCGCCGCCGCTCCCTGTTCGCCCGGCCCCCAAAGGGCTTGGTGAACCTGGTCGCCGAGGACGAGGGCGGCGAGGTCGTCGGCTGGGCCTGTCACGGTCCCTACCGGGACGGCGAGGCGCGCACCGCGGACGCCGAGTTGTACGCCCTCTACGTCGACACCGGACGGTTCGGCGCGGGCATCGGGCAGGCGCTGGTCGGGGAGTCGGTACGCCGGTGCCGGGCCGCCGGGCACGCGCGCATGCTCCTGTGGGTGCTCCGGGACAACACCCGCGCCCGGCGCTTCTACGAACGGGCGGGTTTCCGCCCCGACGGAGCCGAGGAGCCCTTCGAGGTGGAGGGCGTCGCCGTGCCCGAGGTGCGGTACGCCCGGACGCTGGACGACTGA
- a CDS encoding TetR family transcriptional regulator, which produces MPQPAKSSRTSATSDAPESAAGSRAAAQRLKMRRELAAAAMELFATKGYEATTVDEIAAQAGVARRTFFRHFRSKEEAIFPDHDDTLVRAEAVLNAAPAHEHPLDTVCRGIKEVMKMYAARPEISVARYKLTREVPTLREAEIASVARYERLFTRYLLGHFDEHAHDDDAGDDPLLAEVAASAVVTAHNHVLRRWLRADGQGDVEAELDHAFAIVRKTFGTGIGAGRGTAATARPVASSASVQGEVLVTVARTDAPLHEVMRTIEQALKER; this is translated from the coding sequence ATGCCCCAGCCCGCCAAGTCCTCACGTACCTCAGCCACGTCCGACGCGCCGGAGAGCGCAGCCGGCAGCCGGGCCGCCGCCCAGCGGCTCAAAATGCGCCGGGAACTGGCGGCGGCGGCGATGGAGCTGTTCGCGACCAAGGGGTACGAGGCGACCACCGTCGACGAGATCGCGGCCCAGGCAGGGGTCGCCCGCCGCACCTTCTTCCGCCACTTCCGCTCCAAGGAAGAGGCGATCTTCCCGGACCACGACGACACCCTGGTACGGGCCGAGGCGGTGCTCAACGCGGCGCCCGCGCACGAGCATCCGCTCGACACGGTGTGCCGCGGCATCAAGGAAGTCATGAAGATGTACGCGGCCCGGCCGGAGATCTCGGTCGCCCGCTACAAGCTGACGCGCGAGGTGCCCACCCTGCGCGAGGCGGAGATCGCGTCGGTGGCCCGTTACGAGCGGCTGTTCACCCGCTATCTGCTCGGCCACTTCGACGAGCACGCGCACGACGACGACGCGGGCGACGACCCGCTGCTCGCGGAGGTCGCGGCGTCCGCCGTGGTGACCGCGCACAACCACGTGCTGCGGCGCTGGCTGCGGGCGGACGGGCAGGGTGACGTCGAGGCCGAGCTGGACCACGCCTTCGCGATCGTGCGGAAGACCTTCGGGACGGGCATCGGGGCGGGACGCGGCACGGCCGCCACCGCCCGTCCCGTCGCCTCCTCCGCCTCCGTGCAGGGCGAGGTGCTCGTGACGGTGGCCCGCACCGACGCGCCGCTGCACGAGGTCATGCGCACCATCGAGCAGGCTCTCAAGGAACGCTGA
- a CDS encoding 3-hydroxybutyryl-CoA dehydrogenase: MATPLSDTPLFPLRTVAVVGLGTMGTGIAEVLAGAGREVIGIDVSEAQAVKAVAALESSTARAVERGRLTGQERADALGRVRTSTDLRAAAGADLVIEVVPESYEIKQRVFRELDGIVRPEAILATGTNALSVTRLAADSARPERVLGLHFFNPAPAMKLVEVVSSVLTAPAAVTAVTDLALDLGKEPVAVGDRPGFVADGLLFGYLNQAAAMYEANYASREDIDAAMRLGCGLPMGPLALLDLVGVDTARTVLEAMYAASRDRLHAPAPILRQLSEAGLTGRKAGRGFYTYEAPGSAVVVPDALTPAGDGAPVAGRPVRAVGVAGSGTMASGIAEVFAKAGYEVVLAARSAEKAQTAKARIGKSLSRSVDKGRMSAEAAAQTLELITPTGTYDDFADVDLAVEAVAEDLDVKRQLFGTLDKVCKPGAVLATTTSSLPVVACARATSRPQDVIGMHFFNPAPAMKLVEVVRTVLTADDVHATVHEVCAKVRKHAVDCGDRAGFIVNALLFPYLNNAVKMVQEHYATLDDIDAAMKLGGGYPMGPFELLDVVGLDVSLAIEKVLHREFRDPGLAPAPLLEHLVAAGCLGRKTGRGFREHARR; the protein is encoded by the coding sequence ATGGCCACTCCCCTGTCCGACACTCCTCTGTTCCCGCTCCGCACCGTCGCCGTCGTCGGCCTCGGCACCATGGGCACCGGCATCGCCGAGGTCCTGGCCGGAGCCGGCCGCGAGGTCATCGGCATCGACGTCAGCGAGGCGCAGGCCGTCAAGGCGGTCGCCGCGCTGGAGTCCTCCACCGCCCGTGCCGTCGAGCGCGGGCGCCTGACCGGGCAGGAGCGCGCCGACGCCCTGGGCCGCGTCCGCACCTCCACCGACCTGCGGGCGGCCGCCGGCGCCGACCTGGTGATCGAGGTCGTTCCGGAGTCGTACGAGATCAAGCAGCGGGTCTTCCGGGAGCTGGACGGGATCGTGCGTCCGGAGGCGATCCTGGCGACCGGCACCAACGCGCTGTCCGTCACGCGGCTGGCCGCGGACTCGGCCCGCCCGGAGCGGGTGCTCGGCCTGCACTTCTTCAACCCGGCGCCGGCGATGAAGCTGGTCGAGGTCGTCTCCTCGGTGCTGACCGCGCCCGCCGCCGTCACGGCCGTCACCGACCTCGCCCTCGACCTCGGCAAGGAGCCGGTCGCGGTCGGGGACCGGCCCGGCTTCGTCGCGGACGGGCTGCTGTTCGGCTACCTCAACCAGGCCGCCGCGATGTACGAGGCGAACTACGCCTCCCGCGAGGACATCGACGCCGCGATGCGGCTCGGCTGCGGCCTGCCGATGGGGCCGCTGGCCCTGCTCGACCTGGTGGGCGTGGACACCGCGCGTACGGTTCTGGAGGCCATGTACGCCGCCTCCCGGGACCGGCTGCACGCCCCCGCCCCGATCCTCAGGCAGCTCAGCGAGGCGGGTCTGACGGGGCGCAAGGCGGGGCGCGGCTTCTACACCTACGAGGCGCCGGGCAGCGCGGTCGTCGTGCCGGACGCGCTGACCCCCGCCGGGGACGGCGCCCCGGTCGCCGGGCGGCCGGTCCGCGCGGTGGGCGTGGCGGGTTCGGGCACTATGGCGTCCGGCATCGCCGAGGTGTTCGCCAAGGCCGGGTACGAGGTCGTGCTGGCCGCCCGCAGCGCGGAGAAGGCGCAGACGGCCAAGGCCCGCATCGGGAAGTCGCTGTCGCGGTCGGTCGACAAGGGACGCATGAGTGCCGAGGCGGCCGCGCAGACGCTGGAGCTGATCACTCCGACGGGCACGTACGACGACTTCGCCGACGTCGACCTGGCCGTGGAGGCAGTCGCCGAGGACCTGGACGTCAAGCGGCAGCTGTTCGGCACGCTGGACAAGGTCTGCAAGCCCGGCGCGGTGCTGGCCACCACCACGTCCTCACTGCCGGTCGTCGCCTGCGCCCGTGCCACCTCGCGCCCGCAGGACGTGATCGGGATGCACTTCTTCAACCCGGCCCCGGCGATGAAACTGGTCGAGGTGGTCCGCACCGTGCTGACCGCCGACGACGTGCACGCCACCGTCCACGAGGTCTGCGCCAAGGTGCGCAAGCACGCCGTGGACTGCGGCGACCGGGCCGGGTTCATCGTGAACGCGCTGCTGTTCCCGTACCTCAACAACGCGGTCAAGATGGTGCAGGAGCACTACGCGACCCTCGACGACATCGACGCGGCGATGAAACTGGGCGGCGGTTACCCGATGGGCCCGTTCGAGCTGCTCGACGTGGTCGGACTCGACGTGTCGCTCGCCATCGAGAAGGTGCTGCACCGGGAGTTCCGCGACCCGGGCCTCGCACCGGCGCCGCTGCTGGAGCACCTGGTGGCCGCGGGCTGCCTCGGCCGCAAGACGGGCCGCGGTTTCCGCGAGCATGCCCGCCGCTGA
- a CDS encoding CoA ester lyase: MTTVNRLRPRRSCLAVPGSNPRFLEKAQGLPADQVFLDLEDACAPLAKPEARHTIVKFLNEGDWTGKTRVVRVNDWTTEWTYRDVVTVVEGAGPNLDCIMLPKVQDAQQVVALDLLLTQIEKTMGFEVGRIGIEAQIENAQGLNNVNEIAQASPRVETIIFGPADFMASINMKSLVVGEQPPGYPADAYHYILMKILMAARANDLQAIDGPYLQIRNVDGYREVAQRAAALGFDGKWVLHPGQVEASNEIFSPSQEDYDHAELILDAYDYYTSEAGGKKGSAMLGDEMIDEASRKMALVVSGKGRAAGMRRTSKFEIPEG; encoded by the coding sequence ATGACCACGGTCAACCGTCTCCGCCCCCGGCGTTCCTGCCTGGCGGTCCCGGGAAGCAACCCGCGCTTCCTGGAGAAGGCCCAGGGCCTCCCCGCCGACCAGGTTTTCCTCGACCTGGAGGACGCCTGCGCACCCCTCGCCAAGCCGGAGGCGCGGCACACCATCGTCAAGTTCCTCAACGAGGGCGACTGGACCGGCAAGACCCGCGTCGTGCGCGTCAACGACTGGACGACCGAGTGGACGTACCGGGACGTGGTGACGGTGGTGGAGGGCGCGGGCCCGAACCTGGACTGCATCATGCTCCCGAAGGTCCAGGACGCCCAGCAGGTCGTCGCCCTGGACCTCCTGCTCACCCAGATCGAGAAGACGATGGGCTTCGAGGTCGGCCGGATCGGCATCGAGGCGCAGATCGAGAACGCGCAGGGCCTGAACAACGTCAACGAGATCGCCCAGGCCAGCCCGCGTGTCGAAACCATCATCTTCGGTCCGGCCGACTTCATGGCGTCCATCAACATGAAGTCGCTGGTCGTGGGCGAGCAGCCGCCCGGCTACCCGGCGGACGCCTACCACTACATCCTGATGAAGATCCTGATGGCCGCCCGCGCCAACGACCTCCAGGCGATCGACGGCCCCTACCTCCAGATCCGCAACGTGGACGGTTACCGCGAGGTCGCGCAGCGCGCCGCCGCCCTCGGCTTCGACGGCAAGTGGGTGCTGCACCCGGGCCAGGTCGAGGCGTCCAACGAGATCTTCTCGCCCTCCCAGGAGGACTACGACCACGCCGAGCTGATCCTGGACGCGTACGACTACTACACGTCCGAGGCGGGCGGCAAGAAGGGCTCGGCGATGCTCGGCGACGAGATGATCGACGAGGCCAGCCGCAAGATGGCGCTGGTCGTCTCCGGCAAGGGACGTGCGGCCGGCATGCGGCGCACCAGCAAGTTCGAGATCCCGGAGGGCTGA
- the ccrA gene encoding crotonyl-CoA carboxylase/reductase, which yields MKDILDAIQSPDSTKADIAALPLPESYRAITVHKDETEMFTGLDTRDKDPRKSIHLDDVPVPELGPGEALVAVMASSVNYNSVWTSIFEPLSTFGFLERYGRVSDLAKRHDLPYHVIGSDLAGVVLRTGPGVNAWQAGDEVVAHCLSVELESSDGHNDTMLDPEQRIWGFETNFGGLAEIALVKSNQLMPKPAHLSWEEAAAPGLVNSTAYRQLVSRNGAGMKQGDNVLIWGASGGLGSYATQFALAGGANPICVVSSEQKADICRAMGADAIIDRSAEGYRFWKDENTQDPKEWKRFGKRIRELTGGEDIDIVFEHPGRETFGASVFVTRKGGTITTCASTSGYMHEYDNRYLWMSLKRIIGSHFANYREAWEANRLVAKGKIHPTLSKVYSLDDTGQAAYDVHRNLHQGKVGVLCLAPEEGLGVRDHEKRAQHLDAINRFRNI from the coding sequence GTGAAGGACATCCTGGACGCGATCCAGTCGCCCGACTCCACGAAGGCCGACATCGCCGCGCTGCCGCTCCCCGAGTCGTACCGCGCGATCACCGTGCACAAGGACGAGACCGAGATGTTCACGGGCCTCGACACCCGCGACAAGGACCCCCGCAAGTCGATCCACCTGGACGACGTGCCGGTGCCCGAGCTGGGCCCCGGCGAGGCCCTGGTGGCCGTGATGGCCTCCTCGGTCAACTACAACTCGGTGTGGACCTCGATCTTCGAGCCGCTGTCCACCTTCGGGTTCCTGGAGCGCTACGGCCGGGTCAGTGACCTCGCCAAGCGCCACGACCTGCCGTACCACGTCATCGGCTCCGACCTCGCGGGCGTCGTCCTGCGCACCGGCCCGGGCGTCAACGCCTGGCAGGCGGGCGACGAGGTCGTCGCGCACTGCCTCTCCGTCGAGCTGGAGTCCTCCGACGGCCACAACGACACGATGCTCGACCCCGAGCAGCGCATCTGGGGCTTCGAGACCAACTTCGGCGGCCTCGCGGAGATCGCGCTGGTCAAGTCGAACCAGCTGATGCCGAAGCCCGCCCACCTCAGCTGGGAGGAGGCCGCCGCTCCGGGCCTGGTCAACTCCACCGCGTACCGCCAGCTGGTCTCCCGCAACGGCGCCGGCATGAAGCAGGGCGACAACGTGCTCATCTGGGGCGCGAGCGGCGGACTCGGCTCCTACGCCACCCAGTTCGCCCTCGCCGGCGGCGCCAACCCGATCTGCGTCGTCTCCAGCGAGCAGAAGGCGGACATCTGCCGGGCGATGGGCGCCGACGCGATCATCGACCGCAGCGCCGAGGGCTACCGGTTCTGGAAGGACGAGAACACCCAGGACCCCAAGGAGTGGAAGCGCTTCGGCAAGCGCATCCGCGAACTCACCGGCGGCGAGGACATCGACATCGTCTTCGAGCACCCCGGCCGCGAGACCTTCGGCGCCTCCGTCTTCGTCACCCGCAAGGGCGGCACCATCACCACCTGCGCCTCGACCTCGGGCTACATGCACGAGTACGACAACCGCTACCTGTGGATGTCCCTGAAGCGCATCATCGGCTCCCACTTCGCCAACTACCGCGAGGCATGGGAGGCCAACCGCCTCGTCGCCAAGGGCAAGATCCACCCGACCCTCTCCAAGGTGTACTCCCTCGATGACACCGGCCAGGCGGCCTACGACGTCCACCGCAACCTCCACCAGGGCAAGGTCGGCGTGCTGTGCCTGGCGCCCGAGGAGGGCCTGGGCGTGCGCGACCACGAGAAGCGCGCGCAGCACCTCGACGCCATCAACCGCTTCCGGAACATCTGA
- a CDS encoding MaoC family dehydratase, with protein MQFGRTYEEFEVGATYKHWPGKTVTEYDDHLFCLLTMNHHPLHMDANYAEKTTDFGKNVVVGNYIYSLLLGMSVPDVSGKAIANLEIESLKHVAPTFHGDTVYGQTTVLDKWPSRSKNDRGIVHVETKGYKQDGTLVCVFRRKVMVPTETYTKERGGEQPGRPELREQEK; from the coding sequence ATGCAGTTCGGACGCACCTACGAGGAGTTCGAGGTCGGGGCGACCTACAAGCACTGGCCCGGGAAGACCGTGACGGAGTACGACGACCACCTGTTCTGTCTCCTCACCATGAACCACCACCCGCTCCACATGGACGCCAACTACGCCGAGAAGACGACGGACTTCGGGAAGAACGTGGTGGTCGGCAACTACATCTACTCACTCCTGCTCGGCATGTCCGTCCCGGACGTCTCCGGCAAGGCGATCGCCAACCTGGAGATCGAGTCGCTCAAACACGTGGCGCCGACCTTCCACGGCGACACGGTCTACGGCCAGACGACCGTGCTCGACAAGTGGCCCTCCAGGTCGAAGAACGACCGCGGCATCGTCCACGTCGAGACCAAGGGCTACAAGCAGGACGGCACGCTGGTCTGCGTCTTCCGCCGCAAGGTGATGGTGCCGACCGAGACGTACACCAAGGAGCGCGGCGGCGAGCAGCCCGGCCGGCCCGAGCTGAGGGAACAGGAGAAGTAA
- a CDS encoding alpha/beta hydrolase, translating to MRQRAAVLCGAAVIAAGTVTAVPADASAPRPTHPATAAPAAGPHWEKCATEDYPTLQCASLKVPLDHARPRGRQITLALSRVPHTASTYQGPLLVNPGGPGGSGLTLAGFVASSLPAKVAAQYDVIGFDPRGVGRSSPALDCLPGHFDPVRPDSLPDTPDVEQANLARAKSFADACGGKYADVLPYMGTVDAARDVDAIRAALGSEQLNYFGYSYGTYLGAVYARLYPDRVRRLVLDSVVGPDDVWYDANLNQDLAFNDRHRAFLAWIAEHDADYGLGSDPERVEAAWYAMRTALAKRPAGGQVGASELEDTYLPGGYYNGYWPYLAEAFAAYVKDEDTGPLVEAYENFGALGDSGDNGYSVYTAVQCRDADWPRDWDEWRDDSWDLYEKAPFMVWNNAWYNAPCAFWPTGSRQPVDVANDGLPPVLLFQATGDAATPYEGGVAAHRLLHDSALVVEEGGGNHGITLSGNDCLDEHLAAYLTDGTVPRGDGGEAEADAVCPALPEPKPLESKAASTSSRGSTLHGLLGFRG from the coding sequence ATGAGACAACGCGCAGCCGTGCTGTGCGGTGCCGCCGTCATCGCCGCCGGCACCGTCACCGCCGTCCCCGCCGACGCGAGCGCACCACGGCCCACGCACCCCGCGACCGCGGCGCCCGCGGCGGGCCCGCACTGGGAGAAGTGCGCCACGGAGGACTACCCGACGCTCCAGTGCGCGTCCCTGAAGGTGCCGCTCGACCACGCGCGTCCGCGCGGGCGGCAGATCACGCTGGCGCTGTCCCGCGTCCCGCACACCGCCAGCACGTACCAGGGCCCCCTGCTGGTGAATCCCGGCGGTCCCGGGGGCAGCGGGCTGACGCTCGCCGGGTTCGTGGCGTCGTCGCTGCCCGCGAAGGTGGCCGCCCAGTACGACGTCATCGGCTTCGACCCGCGCGGCGTGGGCAGGAGCAGTCCCGCGCTGGACTGTCTGCCGGGGCACTTCGACCCGGTGCGGCCCGACTCGCTGCCGGACACGCCGGACGTCGAGCAGGCCAACCTCGCGCGCGCGAAGTCCTTCGCCGACGCCTGCGGCGGGAAGTACGCGGACGTGCTGCCGTACATGGGCACGGTCGACGCGGCGCGGGACGTCGACGCGATCCGCGCGGCACTCGGCTCGGAGCAGCTCAACTACTTCGGCTACTCGTACGGCACCTACCTGGGCGCCGTCTACGCCAGGCTCTATCCGGACCGGGTGCGGCGGCTGGTCCTGGACTCCGTCGTGGGGCCGGACGACGTCTGGTACGACGCCAACCTCAACCAGGACCTCGCCTTCAACGACCGCCACCGGGCGTTCCTGGCCTGGATCGCCGAGCACGACGCGGACTACGGTCTGGGCAGCGACCCCGAGCGGGTCGAGGCCGCCTGGTACGCCATGCGGACGGCGCTGGCGAAGCGGCCGGCCGGCGGGCAGGTCGGCGCCTCCGAGCTGGAGGACACCTACCTGCCGGGCGGGTACTACAACGGCTACTGGCCCTACCTGGCCGAGGCGTTCGCCGCCTACGTCAAGGACGAGGACACCGGCCCGCTGGTCGAGGCCTACGAGAACTTCGGCGCCCTGGGCGACTCCGGGGACAACGGCTACAGCGTCTACACCGCGGTGCAGTGCCGCGACGCCGACTGGCCCCGGGACTGGGACGAGTGGCGGGACGACAGCTGGGACCTGTACGAGAAGGCACCCTTCATGGTGTGGAACAACGCCTGGTACAACGCGCCCTGCGCGTTCTGGCCCACGGGGTCCAGGCAGCCGGTGGACGTCGCCAACGACGGGCTGCCCCCGGTCCTGCTGTTCCAGGCGACCGGCGACGCGGCCACGCCGTACGAGGGCGGCGTCGCCGCGCACCGGCTGCTGCACGACTCCGCCCTCGTCGTCGAGGAGGGCGGCGGGAACCACGGCATCACGCTGAGCGGGAACGACTGCCTGGACGAGCACCTGGCGGCCTACCTGACCGACGGTACGGTGCCGCGCGGCGACGGTGGCGAGGCGGAGGCGGACGCGGTGTGCCCGGCACTGCCCGAACCGAAGCCTCTGGAGTCCAAGGCGGCTTCCACGTCCTCGCGGGGTTCGACCCTGCACGGACTGCTCGGCTTCCGCGGCTAG
- a CDS encoding protein meaA yields MTERQKDRPWLMRTYAGHSTAEASNELYRRNLAKGQTGLSVAFDLPTQTGYDSDHVLARGEVGRVGVPVAHLGDMRRLFQDIPLEQMNTSMTINATAMWLLALYQVVAEEQGADITQLQGTTQNDIVKEYLSRGTHVFPPGPSLRLTTDMIAYTVSHLPKWNPINICSYHLQEASATPVQEIAYAMSTAIAVLDAVRDSGQVPQERMGDVVGRISFFVNAGVRFVEEMCKMRAFGRIWDRVTRERYGIEDPKHRRFRYGVQVNSLGLTEAQPENNVQRIVLEMLAVTLSKDARARAVQLPAWNEALGLPRPWDQQWSLRIQQVLAHESDLLEYEDIFEGSKVIEAKVEELVEAAFAEIGRIQEMGGAMAAVESGYLKSQLVASHAERRARIESGEEKIIGVNAFEGTEPNPLTADLDTAIQTVDPAVEARVIASLRNWRDTRYQPPFNHPRPCKALEKLKEAARGTGNLMEATLECARAGATTGEWAGALREVFGEFRAPTGVSSAPVAVTAEEGSALSQVRRKVELTAKEMGVGKLRFLVGKPGLDGHSNGAEQIAVRARDAGFEVVYQGIRLTPEQIVDAALAEDVHAVGLSILSGSHAQLVPDVLERLRVAGATDIPVIAGGIIPNGDAEELRAAGVAAVFTPKDFDITGIIGRIVDEIRYANKLDPLEVPA; encoded by the coding sequence GTGACTGAGCGTCAGAAGGACCGGCCGTGGCTCATGCGCACCTACGCCGGTCACTCCACGGCCGAGGCGTCCAACGAGCTGTACCGGCGCAACCTCGCCAAGGGACAGACGGGTCTGTCGGTCGCCTTCGACCTGCCGACCCAGACCGGCTACGACTCCGACCACGTCCTCGCCCGCGGCGAGGTCGGCCGGGTCGGGGTGCCGGTCGCGCACCTCGGTGACATGCGCCGGCTGTTCCAGGACATCCCCCTGGAGCAGATGAACACCTCGATGACCATCAACGCCACGGCCATGTGGCTGCTGGCGCTCTACCAGGTCGTAGCGGAGGAGCAGGGCGCGGACATCACCCAGCTCCAGGGCACGACCCAGAACGACATCGTCAAGGAGTACCTGTCCCGGGGGACGCACGTCTTCCCGCCGGGGCCCTCGCTCCGCCTGACGACCGACATGATCGCGTACACGGTCTCCCACCTGCCCAAGTGGAACCCGATCAACATCTGCAGCTACCACCTCCAGGAGGCGAGCGCCACGCCGGTGCAGGAGATCGCGTACGCGATGTCCACCGCGATCGCCGTCCTCGACGCCGTGCGGGACAGCGGTCAGGTGCCGCAGGAGCGCATGGGCGACGTGGTCGGCCGCATCTCCTTCTTCGTGAACGCGGGCGTGCGCTTCGTCGAGGAGATGTGCAAGATGCGCGCCTTCGGCCGCATCTGGGACCGCGTCACCCGTGAGCGCTACGGCATCGAGGACCCCAAGCACCGCCGCTTCCGCTACGGCGTCCAGGTCAACTCCCTGGGCCTGACCGAGGCGCAGCCGGAGAACAACGTCCAGCGGATCGTGCTGGAGATGCTGGCGGTCACGCTCTCCAAGGACGCACGCGCGCGTGCCGTGCAGTTGCCGGCCTGGAACGAGGCGCTGGGCCTGCCCCGCCCCTGGGACCAGCAGTGGTCGCTGCGCATCCAGCAGGTGCTGGCGCACGAGAGCGACCTGCTGGAGTACGAGGACATCTTCGAGGGCTCGAAGGTGATCGAGGCGAAGGTCGAGGAACTGGTCGAGGCGGCCTTCGCGGAGATCGGGCGCATCCAGGAGATGGGCGGCGCGATGGCCGCCGTCGAGTCCGGCTACCTCAAGTCGCAGCTGGTCGCCTCGCACGCCGAGCGCCGGGCCCGGATCGAGTCCGGCGAGGAGAAGATCATCGGTGTCAACGCCTTCGAGGGCACCGAGCCCAACCCGCTGACCGCCGACCTGGACACCGCGATCCAGACGGTCGACCCGGCGGTGGAGGCCCGTGTCATCGCCTCGCTGCGGAACTGGCGGGACACCCGCTACCAGCCGCCCTTCAACCACCCGCGCCCCTGCAAGGCGCTGGAGAAGCTCAAGGAGGCCGCGCGCGGCACCGGCAACCTCATGGAGGCCACCCTGGAGTGCGCCCGGGCCGGCGCCACGACCGGCGAGTGGGCCGGGGCGCTGCGCGAGGTGTTCGGCGAGTTCCGGGCGCCGACCGGCGTGTCCTCGGCACCGGTCGCGGTCACCGCCGAGGAGGGTTCGGCCCTGTCGCAGGTGCGCCGCAAGGTGGAGCTGACGGCCAAGGAGATGGGTGTCGGCAAGCTGCGCTTCCTGGTCGGCAAGCCCGGCCTGGACGGCCACTCCAACGGCGCCGAGCAGATCGCCGTGCGGGCCCGCGACGCCGGGTTCGAGGTGGTCTACCAGGGCATCAGGCTCACCCCCGAGCAGATCGTGGACGCCGCCCTCGCGGAGGACGTGCACGCGGTGGGCCTGTCCATCCTGTCCGGCTCGCACGCACAGCTGGTGCCGGACGTACTCGAACGGCTCCGTGTGGCCGGTGCCACAGACATCCCGGTGATCGCCGGTGGCATCATCCCGAACGGTGACGCCGAGGAACTGCGGGCCGCGGGAGTGGCCGCGGTCTTCACCCCGAAGGACTTCGACATCACCGGCATCATCGGCCGGATCGTCGACGAGATCCGGTACGCGAACAAGCTCGACCCCCTGGAGGTCCCCGCATGA
- a CDS encoding adenylosuccinate lyase: MDEELRALTERLRAESGASGGPEAAAVYDRLAATGDHDELAAVLTEPGHPLWARELAAFRLGVAGDRRAFESLVLLLNHRDPPRCASAAHALARLDDPRTARAAAALATNELRVAYALHPVRLLVELRAPEAVPALITTLERRLRPHDPYRRVALACVEGLGALGDDRAGPVLNDALAHPALAEAAVRALARIPGQR, translated from the coding sequence ATGGACGAAGAGTTGCGAGCGCTCACGGAGCGCTTACGGGCCGAGTCGGGGGCGTCGGGCGGTCCGGAGGCGGCGGCGGTGTACGACCGGCTCGCGGCAACCGGTGACCACGACGAGCTGGCCGCCGTGCTCACCGAGCCCGGACACCCGCTCTGGGCCCGGGAACTGGCCGCGTTCCGGCTCGGAGTGGCGGGGGACCGGCGAGCGTTCGAGTCGCTCGTACTCCTGCTGAACCACCGCGACCCGCCCCGCTGCGCCTCGGCCGCGCACGCCCTGGCGCGCCTGGACGACCCGCGGACCGCCCGCGCGGCCGCGGCCCTCGCCACCAACGAACTGCGGGTCGCCTACGCCCTGCACCCGGTACGGCTGCTGGTCGAGCTGCGGGCCCCCGAGGCGGTGCCCGCGCTGATCACCACCCTGGAGCGGCGGCTGCGCCCGCACGACCCGTACCGGCGCGTCGCGCTCGCCTGCGTCGAGGGCCTCGGTGCCCTCGGCGACGACCGCGCCGGCCCCGTCCTGAACGACGCCCTCGCCCACCCGGCGCTGGCGGAGGCGGCGGTGCGGGCCCTGGCGCGCATCCCGGGGCAGCGGTGA